A single region of the Chrysoperla carnea chromosome 5, inChrCarn1.1, whole genome shotgun sequence genome encodes:
- the LOC123299967 gene encoding probable nuclear hormone receptor HR3 isoform X1 produces MSRDAVKFGRMSKKQREKVEDEVRFHRAQMRAQSDAAAPDSSVFEQQTPSSSDQLQHHYNGGYAYNSEVGSYTPYAYNTTQVTPGSGAGSTMGYELSADYVDSTTAYDPRPSQSMDPLGPDTSTLMTSNQLPTDPAEISELLSKTIADAHNRTCIYSLDQIHQMFKKPQTQHESLSRLLYYKNMAHEELWLECAQKLTTVIQQIIEFAKMVPGFMKLSQDDQIVLLKAGSFELAVIRMSRYLDLTGGPGGTCCVLYGETLLPQDAFFTSDTSEMKLVTCVFEIAKGVAELKLTETELALYSACVLLSPDRPGLRGVAEISRLSQAVLRALKAELDRNHALPIKGDVTVCDALLTKIPQLREVSMLHMEALGRLKRSAPHLEFPALHKELFSVDS; encoded by the exons ATGAGTCGTGATg CTGTGAAATTTGGTCGTATGTCAAAGAAACAACGTGAAAAAGTGGAAGATGAAGTACGATTTCATCGAGCACAAATGCGTGCACAATCTGATGCGGCAGCACCAGATAGTTCCGTATTTGAACAACAGACACCATCAAGCAGTGATCAGTTACAACATCATTATAACGGCGG CTATGCATATAACAGTGAAGTTGGCAGCTATACACCATACGCATACAATACAACACAAGTGACACCCGGTAGTGGGGCCGGATCAACAATGGGTTATGAATTATCAGCAGATTATGTTGATAGTACAACAGCGTACGATCCACGGCCGAGCCAATCAATGGATCCATTAGGTCCAGATACATCCACACTAATGACTAGTAATCAATTACCAACAG ATCCAGCCGAAATCAGTGAATTATTATCGAAAACGATTGCAGACGCGCATAATCGAACGTGTATATATTCATTGGATCAAATACATCAAATGTTTAAGAAACCACAGACGCAACACGAGAGTCTTAGTCGATTACTGTACTATAAAAATATGGCACATGAAGAATTATGGTTAGAATGTGCGCAAAAATTAACAACTGTTATACAACAGATTATTGAATTTGCTAAAATGGTACCAGGTTTTATGAAATTATCACAAGATGATCAAATCGTATTATTAAAAGCAG GTAGTTTTGAATTAGCCGTGATACGAATGTCACGGTATTTAGATCTCACGGGCGGGCCCGGAGGCACATGTTGTGTTCTATATGGTGAAACATTATTGCCTCAAGATGCCTTTTTTACATCAGATACATCTGAAATGAAATTAGTCACGTGTGTGTTCGAAATTGCGAAGGGTGTTgctgaattaaaattaactgaAACTGAATTAGCCTTATATTCTGCGTGTGTTTTGTTATCGCCAG aTCGACCTGGATTACGGGGAGTAGCAGAAATCAGTCGTTTATCACAAGCTGTGCTGCGAGCGCTAAAAGCTGAATTGGATCGAAATCATGCATTGCCAATTAAAGGTGATGTCACTGTTTGTGACGCACTGCTAACAAAAATACCACAATTAAG ggAAGTGAGTATGTTACATATGGAGGCCTTAGGTAGATTGAAACGTTCAGCACCGCATCTAGAATTCCCAGCATTACATAAAGAGTTATTCAGTGTGGATAGCTGA
- the LOC123299967 gene encoding probable nuclear hormone receptor HR3 isoform X2: MSRDAVKFGRMSKKQREKVEDEVRFHRAQMRAQSDAAAPDSSVFEQQTPSSSDQLQHHYNGGYAYNSEVGSYTPYAYNTTQVTPGSGAGSTMGYELSADYVDSTTAYDPRPSQSMDPLGPDTSTLMTSNQLPTGGNGDSKLPQQSINTTIQQSRNNNRITQNPSSGSAATLSSGTSIQQQSISIKQESTTTQQDGSSSNVDNLSSVGSYVDSTTFINSPIPPPTRTGLSSSTSSSAASSSSSSVDNTTASSSTSNNNNNNNTRQNQSASTSSSSTTVSSQAQRSTDATSTRTIVCSDDTCEQMNIVPNPAEISELLSKTIADAHNRTCIYSLDQIHQMFKKPQTQHESLSRLLYYKNMAHEELWLECAQKLTTVIQQIIEFAKMVPGFMKLSQDDQIVLLKAGSFELAVIRMSRYLDLTGGPGGTCCVLYGETLLPQDAFFTSDTSEMKLVTCVFEIAKGVAELKLTETELALYSACVLLSPDRPGLRGVAEISRLSQAVLRALKAELDRNHALPIKGDVTVCDALLTKIPQLREVSMLHMEALGRLKRSAPHLEFPALHKELFSVDS, translated from the exons ATGAGTCGTGATg CTGTGAAATTTGGTCGTATGTCAAAGAAACAACGTGAAAAAGTGGAAGATGAAGTACGATTTCATCGAGCACAAATGCGTGCACAATCTGATGCGGCAGCACCAGATAGTTCCGTATTTGAACAACAGACACCATCAAGCAGTGATCAGTTACAACATCATTATAACGGCGG CTATGCATATAACAGTGAAGTTGGCAGCTATACACCATACGCATACAATACAACACAAGTGACACCCGGTAGTGGGGCCGGATCAACAATGGGTTATGAATTATCAGCAGATTATGTTGATAGTACAACAGCGTACGATCCACGGCCGAGCCAATCAATGGATCCATTAGGTCCAGATACATCCACACTAATGACTAGTAATCAATTACCAACAG gcGGAAATGGTGATAGTAAACTTCCACAACAATCAATAAACACTACAATACAACAATCGCGTAACAATAATCGTATAACACAAAATCCATCATCGGGATCGGCGGCAACGCTATCTAGTGGTACAAGTATACAACAACAATCAATATCGATAAAACAAGAATCTACCACAACACAACAAGATGGTAGCAGTAGTAATGTTGATAATTTATCATCAGTTGGAAGTTATGTTGATAGCACAACATTTATAAATTCACCAATCCCGCCACCAACACGTACAGGTTTGTCATCATCGACATCTTCTTCAGCAGCTTCATCATCTTCATCATCTGTTGATAACACAACAGCTAGTAGTAGtacttctaataataataataacaataatactaGACAAAATCAATCAGCATCGACATCTTCTTCATCGACAACGGTATCATCACAAGCCCAACGTAGTACCGATGCGACAAGTACCAGAACGATCGTTTGTAGTGATGATACTTGTGAACAAATGAAtattgttccaa ATCCAGCCGAAATCAGTGAATTATTATCGAAAACGATTGCAGACGCGCATAATCGAACGTGTATATATTCATTGGATCAAATACATCAAATGTTTAAGAAACCACAGACGCAACACGAGAGTCTTAGTCGATTACTGTACTATAAAAATATGGCACATGAAGAATTATGGTTAGAATGTGCGCAAAAATTAACAACTGTTATACAACAGATTATTGAATTTGCTAAAATGGTACCAGGTTTTATGAAATTATCACAAGATGATCAAATCGTATTATTAAAAGCAG GTAGTTTTGAATTAGCCGTGATACGAATGTCACGGTATTTAGATCTCACGGGCGGGCCCGGAGGCACATGTTGTGTTCTATATGGTGAAACATTATTGCCTCAAGATGCCTTTTTTACATCAGATACATCTGAAATGAAATTAGTCACGTGTGTGTTCGAAATTGCGAAGGGTGTTgctgaattaaaattaactgaAACTGAATTAGCCTTATATTCTGCGTGTGTTTTGTTATCGCCAG aTCGACCTGGATTACGGGGAGTAGCAGAAATCAGTCGTTTATCACAAGCTGTGCTGCGAGCGCTAAAAGCTGAATTGGATCGAAATCATGCATTGCCAATTAAAGGTGATGTCACTGTTTGTGACGCACTGCTAACAAAAATACCACAATTAAG ggAAGTGAGTATGTTACATATGGAGGCCTTAGGTAGATTGAAACGTTCAGCACCGCATCTAGAATTCCCAGCATTACATAAAGAGTTATTCAGTGTGGATAGCTGA